In a genomic window of Callithrix jacchus isolate 240 chromosome 22, calJac240_pri, whole genome shotgun sequence:
- the CCDC159 gene encoding coiled-coil domain-containing protein 159 isoform X1, whose translation MPVVGSGTPPHGAPRFPNPDLKKECRNDQDVLKRHYNVAKKPLETSSSKVKAKTIVMIPDSQKLLRCELESLKSQLQAQTKAFEFLNHSVTMLEKESCLQQIKIQQLEEVLSPTGHQGEKEGHKSGPSLEQGQQELYGALDQGLQGLEKTLHDSEEVQRIHTTRCLQLLAQEIHNSKKFLWEELELVQKEVTCIYQKLQAQEDEISENLMNIQKMQKTQVKCRKILTKMKQQGYETSAWPETEEIPQGADGCWKELSDIWSAVHVLQNSINGLTMSLGARPKASSPRGHKGHRHLSHPLPSWDSDSDSDQHLSQPPFSKSRRSFPHA comes from the exons ATGCCAGTGGTGGGCTCGGGGACTCCACCACATGGGGCTCCCCGCTTCCCCAACCCAGACCTGAAGAAGGAGTGCCGTAATGACCAGGACGTTTTGAAGAGGCATTACAACGTAGCTAAG AAGCCCTTGGAGACCAGCTCTTCCAAAGTCAAAG CCAAAACCATTGTGATGATTCCTGACTCCCAGAAGCTCCTGCGATGTGAACTTGAGTCACTCAAGAGCCAGCTACAGGCCCAGACCAAG GCTTTCGAGTTCCTGAACCACTCAGTGACCATGTTGGAGAAGGAGAGCTGCTTGCAGCAAATCAAGATTCAGCAGCTTGAAG AGGTGCTGAGCCCCACAGGCCaccagggagagaaggaggggcaCAAGTCGGGCCCCTCTTTGGAGCAGGGCCAGCAGGAGCTTTATGGGGCCCTGGACCAAGGCCTGCAGGGGCTGGAGAAGACCCTGCATGACAGTGAGGAGGTGCAGCGCATCCACACCACTCGCTGCCTGCAGCTGCTGGCCCAGGAGATCCACAACAG CAAGAAGTTCCTGTGGGAGGAGCTGGAACTGGTTCAGAAAGAGGTGACCTGCATCTATCAGAAGCTCC AGGCCCAGGAGGATGAGATTTCAGAGAACCTGATGAAcattcagaaaatgcagaaaacGCAGGTGAAATGCCGCAAA atCCTGACCAAGATGAAGCAGCAGGGTTATGAGACATCTGCCTGGCCGGAGACTGAGGAGATACCTCAGGGAGCTGATGGCTGCTGGAAGGAACTGAGTGACATATG GTCTGCTGTGCACGTGCTGCAGAACTCCATCAATGGCCTCACCATGTCTTTGGGGGCTCGTCCCAAGGCGTCAAGCCCCAGGG GCCACAAGGGGCACAGGCACCTGAGCCATCCACTCCCCTCCTGGGACTCTGACTCTGACTCTGACCAGCACCTCTCTCAGCCACCTTTCAGCAAGAGCCGTCGTTCCTTCCCACACG CTTGA
- the CCDC159 gene encoding coiled-coil domain-containing protein 159 isoform X5 — protein MPVVGSGTPPHGAPRFPNPDLKKECRNDQDVLKRHYNVAKKPLETSSSKVKAKTIVMIPDSQKLLRCELESLKSQLQAQTKAFEFLNHSVTMLEKESCLQQIKIQQLEEVLSPTGHQGEKEGHKSGPSLEQGQQELYGALDQGLQGLEKTLHDSEEVQRIHTTRCLQLLAQEIHNSKKFLWEELELVQKEVTCIYQKLQAQEDEISENLMNIQKMQKTQVKCRKILTKMKQQGYETSAWPETEEIPQGADGCWKELSDICLSSRDCSP, from the exons ATGCCAGTGGTGGGCTCGGGGACTCCACCACATGGGGCTCCCCGCTTCCCCAACCCAGACCTGAAGAAGGAGTGCCGTAATGACCAGGACGTTTTGAAGAGGCATTACAACGTAGCTAAG AAGCCCTTGGAGACCAGCTCTTCCAAAGTCAAAG CCAAAACCATTGTGATGATTCCTGACTCCCAGAAGCTCCTGCGATGTGAACTTGAGTCACTCAAGAGCCAGCTACAGGCCCAGACCAAG GCTTTCGAGTTCCTGAACCACTCAGTGACCATGTTGGAGAAGGAGAGCTGCTTGCAGCAAATCAAGATTCAGCAGCTTGAAG AGGTGCTGAGCCCCACAGGCCaccagggagagaaggaggggcaCAAGTCGGGCCCCTCTTTGGAGCAGGGCCAGCAGGAGCTTTATGGGGCCCTGGACCAAGGCCTGCAGGGGCTGGAGAAGACCCTGCATGACAGTGAGGAGGTGCAGCGCATCCACACCACTCGCTGCCTGCAGCTGCTGGCCCAGGAGATCCACAACAG CAAGAAGTTCCTGTGGGAGGAGCTGGAACTGGTTCAGAAAGAGGTGACCTGCATCTATCAGAAGCTCC AGGCCCAGGAGGATGAGATTTCAGAGAACCTGATGAAcattcagaaaatgcagaaaacGCAGGTGAAATGCCGCAAA atCCTGACCAAGATGAAGCAGCAGGGTTATGAGACATCTGCCTGGCCGGAGACTGAGGAGATACCTCAGGGAGCTGATGGCTGCTGGAAGGAACTGAGTGACATATG CTTGAGCAGCCGGGACTGCTCTCCCTGA
- the CCDC159 gene encoding coiled-coil domain-containing protein 159 isoform X3, which translates to MGDHEQKPLETSSSKVKAKTIVMIPDSQKLLRCELESLKSQLQAQTKAFEFLNHSVTMLEKESCLQQIKIQQLEEVLSPTGHQGEKEGHKSGPSLEQGQQELYGALDQGLQGLEKTLHDSEEVQRIHTTRCLQLLAQEIHNSKKFLWEELELVQKEVTCIYQKLQAQEDEISENLMNIQKMQKTQVKCRKILTKMKQQGYETSAWPETEEIPQGADGCWKELSDIWSAVHVLQNSINGLTMSLGARPKASSPRGHKGHRHLSHPLPSWDSDSDSDQHLSQPPFSKSRRSFPHA; encoded by the exons AAGCCCTTGGAGACCAGCTCTTCCAAAGTCAAAG CCAAAACCATTGTGATGATTCCTGACTCCCAGAAGCTCCTGCGATGTGAACTTGAGTCACTCAAGAGCCAGCTACAGGCCCAGACCAAG GCTTTCGAGTTCCTGAACCACTCAGTGACCATGTTGGAGAAGGAGAGCTGCTTGCAGCAAATCAAGATTCAGCAGCTTGAAG AGGTGCTGAGCCCCACAGGCCaccagggagagaaggaggggcaCAAGTCGGGCCCCTCTTTGGAGCAGGGCCAGCAGGAGCTTTATGGGGCCCTGGACCAAGGCCTGCAGGGGCTGGAGAAGACCCTGCATGACAGTGAGGAGGTGCAGCGCATCCACACCACTCGCTGCCTGCAGCTGCTGGCCCAGGAGATCCACAACAG CAAGAAGTTCCTGTGGGAGGAGCTGGAACTGGTTCAGAAAGAGGTGACCTGCATCTATCAGAAGCTCC AGGCCCAGGAGGATGAGATTTCAGAGAACCTGATGAAcattcagaaaatgcagaaaacGCAGGTGAAATGCCGCAAA atCCTGACCAAGATGAAGCAGCAGGGTTATGAGACATCTGCCTGGCCGGAGACTGAGGAGATACCTCAGGGAGCTGATGGCTGCTGGAAGGAACTGAGTGACATATG GTCTGCTGTGCACGTGCTGCAGAACTCCATCAATGGCCTCACCATGTCTTTGGGGGCTCGTCCCAAGGCGTCAAGCCCCAGGG GCCACAAGGGGCACAGGCACCTGAGCCATCCACTCCCCTCCTGGGACTCTGACTCTGACTCTGACCAGCACCTCTCTCAGCCACCTTTCAGCAAGAGCCGTCGTTCCTTCCCACACG CTTGA
- the CCDC159 gene encoding coiled-coil domain-containing protein 159 isoform X2 gives MGDHEQVKPLETSSSKVKAKTIVMIPDSQKLLRCELESLKSQLQAQTKAFEFLNHSVTMLEKESCLQQIKIQQLEEVLSPTGHQGEKEGHKSGPSLEQGQQELYGALDQGLQGLEKTLHDSEEVQRIHTTRCLQLLAQEIHNSKKFLWEELELVQKEVTCIYQKLQAQEDEISENLMNIQKMQKTQVKCRKILTKMKQQGYETSAWPETEEIPQGADGCWKELSDIWSAVHVLQNSINGLTMSLGARPKASSPRGHKGHRHLSHPLPSWDSDSDSDQHLSQPPFSKSRRSFPHA, from the exons AAGCCCTTGGAGACCAGCTCTTCCAAAGTCAAAG CCAAAACCATTGTGATGATTCCTGACTCCCAGAAGCTCCTGCGATGTGAACTTGAGTCACTCAAGAGCCAGCTACAGGCCCAGACCAAG GCTTTCGAGTTCCTGAACCACTCAGTGACCATGTTGGAGAAGGAGAGCTGCTTGCAGCAAATCAAGATTCAGCAGCTTGAAG AGGTGCTGAGCCCCACAGGCCaccagggagagaaggaggggcaCAAGTCGGGCCCCTCTTTGGAGCAGGGCCAGCAGGAGCTTTATGGGGCCCTGGACCAAGGCCTGCAGGGGCTGGAGAAGACCCTGCATGACAGTGAGGAGGTGCAGCGCATCCACACCACTCGCTGCCTGCAGCTGCTGGCCCAGGAGATCCACAACAG CAAGAAGTTCCTGTGGGAGGAGCTGGAACTGGTTCAGAAAGAGGTGACCTGCATCTATCAGAAGCTCC AGGCCCAGGAGGATGAGATTTCAGAGAACCTGATGAAcattcagaaaatgcagaaaacGCAGGTGAAATGCCGCAAA atCCTGACCAAGATGAAGCAGCAGGGTTATGAGACATCTGCCTGGCCGGAGACTGAGGAGATACCTCAGGGAGCTGATGGCTGCTGGAAGGAACTGAGTGACATATG GTCTGCTGTGCACGTGCTGCAGAACTCCATCAATGGCCTCACCATGTCTTTGGGGGCTCGTCCCAAGGCGTCAAGCCCCAGGG GCCACAAGGGGCACAGGCACCTGAGCCATCCACTCCCCTCCTGGGACTCTGACTCTGACTCTGACCAGCACCTCTCTCAGCCACCTTTCAGCAAGAGCCGTCGTTCCTTCCCACACG CTTGA
- the CCDC159 gene encoding coiled-coil domain-containing protein 159 isoform X4, whose amino-acid sequence MIPDSQKLLRCELESLKSQLQAQTKAFEFLNHSVTMLEKESCLQQIKIQQLEEVLSPTGHQGEKEGHKSGPSLEQGQQELYGALDQGLQGLEKTLHDSEEVQRIHTTRCLQLLAQEIHNSKKFLWEELELVQKEVTCIYQKLQAQEDEISENLMNIQKMQKTQVKCRKILTKMKQQGYETSAWPETEEIPQGADGCWKELSDIWSAVHVLQNSINGLTMSLGARPKASSPRGHKGHRHLSHPLPSWDSDSDSDQHLSQPPFSKSRRSFPHA is encoded by the exons ATGATTCCTGACTCCCAGAAGCTCCTGCGATGTGAACTTGAGTCACTCAAGAGCCAGCTACAGGCCCAGACCAAG GCTTTCGAGTTCCTGAACCACTCAGTGACCATGTTGGAGAAGGAGAGCTGCTTGCAGCAAATCAAGATTCAGCAGCTTGAAG AGGTGCTGAGCCCCACAGGCCaccagggagagaaggaggggcaCAAGTCGGGCCCCTCTTTGGAGCAGGGCCAGCAGGAGCTTTATGGGGCCCTGGACCAAGGCCTGCAGGGGCTGGAGAAGACCCTGCATGACAGTGAGGAGGTGCAGCGCATCCACACCACTCGCTGCCTGCAGCTGCTGGCCCAGGAGATCCACAACAG CAAGAAGTTCCTGTGGGAGGAGCTGGAACTGGTTCAGAAAGAGGTGACCTGCATCTATCAGAAGCTCC AGGCCCAGGAGGATGAGATTTCAGAGAACCTGATGAAcattcagaaaatgcagaaaacGCAGGTGAAATGCCGCAAA atCCTGACCAAGATGAAGCAGCAGGGTTATGAGACATCTGCCTGGCCGGAGACTGAGGAGATACCTCAGGGAGCTGATGGCTGCTGGAAGGAACTGAGTGACATATG GTCTGCTGTGCACGTGCTGCAGAACTCCATCAATGGCCTCACCATGTCTTTGGGGGCTCGTCCCAAGGCGTCAAGCCCCAGGG GCCACAAGGGGCACAGGCACCTGAGCCATCCACTCCCCTCCTGGGACTCTGACTCTGACTCTGACCAGCACCTCTCTCAGCCACCTTTCAGCAAGAGCCGTCGTTCCTTCCCACACG CTTGA